The Rhipicephalus sanguineus isolate Rsan-2018 chromosome 4, BIME_Rsan_1.4, whole genome shotgun sequence DNA window ggcgtccgaaagatcggcagttgactgtatatcgaacggtatttttacccgctatcggatatatcgaacagcACGCGAGCTGGAAGGTGCGCTTTGGCACTCGCTGCACCCCGCAACCTTCGCGGCACTGCGCCTCCGCAGACACCCGAAATGCTCgcaaaacgtgagggcgagagggctcggactgtactcctgctgggcgcgctctccaacttgcggaacggctttatttttgttttgtttctctctctcctctcttatgCTTTCTCtgcgttaccgtcggctcggagagcaggaacgaaggagccggcggcctcctcctttcgccttttctttctttcttttttgttgctgttttgcgaGTTTTGATCAACCAACCACCGCCTGCGCCTTTCGtaattgctcagccaaccacagctcgcgcctttcgtacatcgctgctgccctcgcagctAGCCGGGTCGCTGGGTAGCCTGGATAGCCATCaccgccatcgcgactgatcgcgagcgctttgttggtgGAGTCAACTTCCATGAGTTCTCGCATACCACTGCATTCCTCTTTTGCCTGCGTGCTGTGCAgcgctgcggactgcttgaattttcgatttctcgtgtagcaatggccagcgtcaagaagcgcaagaaccttgactttgcgtcaaagttgaaagccatacagcgtgttgaggCAGGCGAAAAAAGTTCGACGGTGGCGGATGATATCGGGATACCACGGAGCGCTAcgagcaccttgttgaagaagaaggcagatatcaaggcaaaggcggcGGAGCAGCGAACGTCGGGAGCCTGTCGTGTGCGCACTCCTGCCCACAGGGAAGTAGAAAAGGCACTCTATGCCTGgttccctcttcccggctgccgttccacctgaagtgtctgcggacgatttcgtggaaaCGGACTGccatgttcaggctgttgcgagcctcgctgacgaggacattgtagctagggtcgcagggacccaggatgcccaggccgacagctcaagtgacgaggaagatcgtccggacgatgcggcggctacacgcgcgtactccgccactgaagtggcggcagcgttcggcttgattcgccattgctgcggcgacatggagggaaccgggctgtcgcacctggacagcctcgataagatcgatgCCAgcatcttcaacttcatttcgaagactaagaagcaggccaagataagcgattttttttcacgcaaataaaacgTTCTGTTGCATTGTGTGAGCGGAATTAGTTGtcaattcttgaatgcgccgattgcaGGAGgccgtccgccactggtaaggtctcggggcctgtattttttatatcgaaatttttcatatatcgaactaattcgcgatccccttcgagttcgatatatccatgttCGACTGTAATATTTACTATAGGGAACTCTGGTGCGGCAATCGCTCAATCACAAGGGGAATGCTGGGTAGAACATGGACGTGCCTAGTCATTGTGCATGCTGCTTAAAACACACTTGTTGCTTTGTTGTgtcttggctttttttttatcaggaTAAAAGAATGTATCGCTGTGAACTTTGTGAGCCTATTTGAATGGCGAGCCTAAACCCCAGGGgccaaggtggtgaagtggaactgctgaacattCGCTGCACTTCGTCTTGCAAAAATGTGGCAGCCGGCCACACGGAGCCAAGCGAAGCCTAAAGAACGAAGCTTCGGGTAAATccatgtacagtagactctcgttaaacggaacctgcaggaaccaggaaaatgtgttccattaaAGCAGCAGTTTCGTTTAAGACATTTCCATTtaccgagagtctactgtactacccaccattcccatgctggctgaagcgccatgcgttgcagctcgcatagacactagcgccagatttccctctattGTATTACTAAGAAACTGTATGATTGTCCCTGTTCATGCCATGTGCACCACCACAATGACAGAGACTGAAGAAGACAAAGGCTCACTCACCTCAAGAGAACTGACCAGGCTGACGGGCTGTGCACCTTGGCTGGCATCGCTCAGAATGATGAGCGTGTCACACAGGCCCATCGCCTTGAGCTGGTCGACAGTCGGAAGCTCAGTCAGGGCCACCTGCTGAGACGAGGTGCCAGCAACCATGCCATTCACGCCACTGCAGCTGGCAGCACTGCTGCTGGCCGCGAATGCAGTGGCGGCCGAGGCTACGACCACCGCCACTCCCTCCGCTTGGGATGCAGCGGACACTCCTCCTCCGCCATCGTGAACTGCTCCCAGGGGCACCTCCTCGCAGCCCTCACCCCCAGGCGCCCCGGTGGGCACCCAGGACCCTGGCCCTCCCTGCGCCGTCTCTACTCCAGCACAGCGCACACCTCTGCAGATGGGGCAAATAGGCCATGTTACAGACCATAAAAACTGTGCACATTAAGTGTAAATCAAAATAAActaggcagaaagaaagaaaatgaatgcTTTCTAGGAAGGCTTCACTGAATTTCGTGGTAATAGAATAAAAGTCCTCAGCAGGACGAGATGTAGAGCCGACATGGACAATTGCACACATCAGAAAAATTTATactttgcgaaaatttaatgccCGACTCTCCTTTCGGTGGTCACGTAATGTTCCTTCAGAGGCGGCTGTTTTAGACTCTGACAAACACTGGAAGAAAGATGACAGACTGCTGCCACGGGTGCGTCATTCACTTTGACAGAGCGAAAAAATCGCAAGGTATAACCTGTGTGCGACACTGAGGTCCGTCAAATGTCAGCGGTTACGAGTTTAACTCTTTCGGGACCGCGTAAAAAAGAGGCAATCGGGAAGGGTGTCAGAagtatttttttaaataaatcaaGTCATGGCGCTATATTTCTGTTACACACATCCAAAATAAAGCTAATGAAATGGTCTTTTATACAGATTTAAATATCACCCATAAAGACTATACGTAGTAGTAATAAAAGATGTCCTATGGAACACTTGCTGCAaggacaacataaaaaagttggaATAAACATAGATACTTCAGCAAAAATAGTATAGTAAAAGAAATCCAAGATATACAAAATATGCCTCATTGCCCCTTTTCTTACTCTGAAAAGTTTGGTACACATATCTACAGCCCTTTTTCTGGTGTGCTTCCAAACAGTACAGTACTCATGCCCAATAGGGCTTGCACCACTCAACAAAGCAGCTCCGCGCAGTGGTTGAAGATGGATGTACTTGACaggtactgaaaaaaaaacatctgtttTCAGCTCGGTTTCCTTCTGCTTATAACAAAGCTTGCAATTATTGCGCCTGCCTACATTTTCTGGCTTGTGGAGCGCATGACTCGCGGATGTGGGTGGAGGAGGTGGAGCAACGTGAGCTGGCCTGGCGTCGTCAAGATTGAGAAGCCGATGGATGAGCGCTTTAAAATTTTGTTGAGACTCCAGCAAACAGAAATAAATCAATGTGAACAAACAGAAAGCCTCTTTGGCTATTCGCGAGACAAGCGGATGTGAAACTACGCTCACCTACGAGTACTGGCTAAGGTCCCAGGTTGATCCTCGTCCGAATTGCTCTCCAAAATAAAATCCGAGCTCTCAGTCATCTTCAGACACCTCACTGCTCGACTCACAAAAAATGTCTGCCATCGAAGCAGCGGAATCATGCGATTCACGTTGGTTTCTTTGCGCGGTCTGACGTGAGACCCGACGCCATGGTCTGCTGCCCACAAATCTCTTTCTCATGTGTTGCCGCTTTCCAGAAAAATTGCAAACCATGCCGAAACTGAAAGTCTAGAGATAAAACTACACACTAGATAGCAATACATGTAAAAACGCGTGAAACTATAAACATGGCAGCGTGCAGAAAGCTATCGATCGTAAACGATCGATGCTCCAATGGTGCGGTCCCAAAAGAGTTAATCCTTCTGCATTTGGCACTTGATCTTAAAATTTCGTTATATTGCCCATGGTCAATGTGCCGGCTCTCAGGCGATCGTCGAAACCAAGCATCATTGTGCAATACTTGAGAGTGAGGCTTCACGAACACCGAGCATTGATGGCTATTCCCATCAGATTTAGTTTAAGAATTGGACACAAAAACAAAACGCAAGAGATGAGGACgtgtttttttgttgtgcctGTGTAAATTTCACGCTAAATAACTGTTAGACCAACCAGCCAAATAGACTATTCTACTGGTAGCTCTTCCCGCCACAAAACAGCAGTCTGTCACTGAGAGTGTGAACTTTAAATCATTGCACCCCTGACTACCAGAGTCACAAAGTTTTCTTAAATCTTCAAGAGGAAACGTGTTGATAAAGCTTCACAAGTCAACAGGTGGCTAGTAAGATCAGCAGTGTTGACGCTGGCCTGCTGAGTACTTCCCGACAACTATGAGCCCGGCACAATGCTAGACAACGCACAAGCTGTCATGCTGTTACGTCAACCATAGAGCCACAATATTTGCTCTCGGCTCGCACCACTAGAGGGGCTTTCCCATCATGAAAATAGTCAATATtcaacatcgtggtttagcgctaaaaaagacagacacatctgagagacaggacaggaagcgcctgtcctgtctctcacatgtatgtgtctgtcttttttagcgctaaaccacgatgttaagtactcaccaactcacccaacaacaagttcttattaagtcAATATTCAAGCAGTTGCATTTCTCCAAGTGCCTGAAGCTTCTGCATACATGTATAATTTGAGTAAACTTTTGCATCTATAATGTCATTTTTGATGCTCATAGATGGTGCAACATTTAGCACGTGGCCATGCTAGTTGGCAAAACACTAAAATTTACTCAAGTTCGTAAACATAAGTGCACTAAGGAGGCATCAGTATCATCTAAAGGGCATTAAATCTTTGAAGAAATGCTCATGTATAAAATATGCTCACCATATTCAGGTGAATACAAATTAGAGAAAAACTAGGGGAATTACTGAACGACAGAGTGTCACAGCAGGCTCGGACAGAGCACCACAGCAACACATTTTCAGGCGATACACTACTACAAGGTGTGTGTTCACCAACAGGCTTATAGTAGTGGCGTAACAATTCCCGTCATACAGCTTCTATTTCAGCAAAATTCAATATAACGGAACTCAATACGTCAAAGCAACAAGTTGGAATGCATACaatgctgaaagaaaaaaaaaaaaaacgcaaaggaCATTTCCTGAAAGGCTAGAAATTGAAAACATGATCGGCTAAGTAAAACAACTCCAAACATTTCCTAGTAAAATTGAATATAACCTACAGCATAGACTGGCTTCTCCGTCGCGCAGCTACATTAAAATCTGTTGATCGGATTAGTTGCAGCTGACGCGACATTAATCTTGCCCTAAGCACAATCTACTTCATCGCATCGATACTATTTATGACATGCAGACCCTAAACATGCACTGTCAGCTTCATGTAACGTTCTCGCAACTTATCCAGGCGCTCGGTGGCCCGAAAGGAAAAGATAGCAGTGGCTATCACGTTGAAGTTACAGCACACATCTGCTGATGCTTGACGAGAATCTCCACCGCATCAATCCACGTAAAGTTTTAACGCGCAAAACGTGCACAGACAACTTCGCACGAAACCTCACCGCGTGCACGCCTAGCCGCGGATGCGGTTAGGTCTGAGATAGCAACTTCGCCTACGGCGTTTGGTGACTAGCATTTCCGGACAGGATCGTTTCATATCGCGAGCTATACTTTGGTTTCCGCTGCGATCTTATTGCTAGAGCGTCCGAGCGTCGCGAACAGCAATGCACGCCACAGCTGTCCCAAACGAGACACGCACAACTGTACTGCTGTTTTCGGTTACGGGACCAGCAACGAAAGTACGGCGCAGACATACAAGCGGCGATTCCGAGAATCCTATAACTCACGGTCAAGGTGGAGCGACGCTTTCGGCCGCGAAAAAATTGGGCAGGCTTTGGATGGCACGCCGAACTGGGACCAGCGCTGCTCGAGTGAAGGTCAGATACGGGCACGTGAGCACGCGAACCGCTCGGGACAGAAGCGCGAGCGTTGACGCATCGGAGGGAAAACAAAGACGGCGCACTACTTAGATTTCCTTTCATCGGCCAGTCGCAAAATGTGGAACTCCTGGCGAGCCAGCCTTATAAGGCCCGTGCGTCATCGCACAACGCGTTGGGAAAAGGCTAGGCTTACAAGCAACGGCGATTTCTTCAGAGCCGCGCGACGTTACGACGAGGCGTTCCATGCGCCTTGATACAAAACTACTTCCCAAGGCGCACCGCAAGAAAAAACAATTTTGCACGCACCTACGAGAAAAAACGAGCGAAATCAGAAACTTCTTGGCGCAAAGCCATTGATAAACAAGGTTTATAACGGGAGCAACAGACTTCAAGCGGTATTTACTTCTCTtctaagcgagaaaaaaaaaaaaaaaagactccggGCACAACATGTCACTTGTAAATAGAACCGCGGCAGGAGCCAATAAAAGACAGAGGCGCACAATGCGCGACTAACAGCGCAGAAAATGCTAGAAACGAAATGTGCACTTTACCAGGCCTCAACGGTGGACAGGCGCGAGTGCGAATCACATACGATGACATAACACGAACTTTTATGCACAATTTATCGCGCTTAGCACCAACCTGGCCTTGCGAAATCCCAGCTGGTAGGGAACGCGCATGCGTACGAACCACGTGGGTTATGCCGTGCGAGCATGCGTGCGAGCAACATGGTGGGCCAATGGATCGACGCTGTAAAAGGCGTGCAGCAACTGTAATTTTGCGCACTTCCGAGAGCCCCAGCGCGTCAATTTGTTGAGCCTCAAGGTGGCGCGTTTACCGGCCTTGTTCTGAATTGCCGTCAAGCATAACGAAGGGTAACGTGGACCTAAAGCTTTTAAAACGCTTACAAATCTGTCTGCAGCAGACTACAGAGTTGGTGGTCTTCATGGTCGccttagtccagggctccactggcctttgcggtcCACTCGCCCACTGCGCCCACTTGCCCAGAAATGTTATATAAGCAATAAATGTTTTTTACTACTACTACATGGTCGCCTTCGAAGTTGAAAGTCCCACAACTCTCCAACTTCATGACCTTGGAAGTCATCGATCCTTACCTAGATCACGCGACGTGAAAATCTGTATGCATGTAATTAAAGGAAATTCGCTCTAGCTAAAATGATGTCCATCTTACCAGTGGCACAAAGTTTAACAGTGTACTAGACACTCTAACGTCACTCTACTGCATGGTCGccttagtccagggctccactggcctttgcggtcCACTTGCCCACTGCGCCCACTTGCCCAGAACTCAGAAGGGTTGCtgctcgggcgagttggtcatccataaataaaataaagcctTTGTCACATTCCCTGCGAGTAGTTCATTTTTTCCGTGTCGTCTACTGTTCAATATGTGCGCGTGTTCCTTGAAACCACGGAGGAATTAAAACCTTTccttgaattgaattgaaaacaactttatttggtCATACGGAACGCGATCTGCGTCGTTTCCCTCCTCCGTGCTTGAAACGAACGGAAATGTTCAAAATTCAAATCACACAATCGAAAGTTCTTACTTATCTCCTATTTAGCATAGGCTTACACAGAGCAAGTGAAGCCCGCTCCATTCATGAAGTGCAGCAGCTTGATATTAGGCACAACGTAGAAACATGAAGGCAACGTTGAGGCGTGGTTTCCGTCATGGTTtccgtccgccattttttgtttgcGCCAACTTACGCTGTGTGCGTACGCTGTAGCTGTGCGCTATGGTGTCGTAAGAAGACCGCTCACGCCGAAAGTCTGCCGGTTTATTTCACAAAATTGTCTTTTGGCTGGCCACACACTGGCTTGCGAAACGGACTGACCAATGATATCGAGGCTGAAGGCGAgacttcttcgtttcttcttgccATCTCACAGCGACGGCACGCCGCCGGAGGAACACCGGCGCGCCACAGAGAAACGTAAACGCGACGAAAGCATGGACGgtgacaacgacgacgacgacgatgtcATCGTCGAGGCTTGGAACAGCCGTAAGCACTTTCGCGCCGACGACACTCGCCTGGCAGGGCCGGGGAGACCGGAGAACCGTCGCGAGAGCTGGCTACGCTGGGCGATCCGCAAGCCGATGCAGAACTTCTTCGTCAGTCAGACGGTGCGCTGTCTCAGTCCGACCGGTCCACCCGAACCTCCTCGGGGGCGCCCCATGGTGCCGCGGTTACAACCTCCCCACCAGCAGACGACGATTTGGTCTCCAGAACGGCACCAGAGACCTACATCTCGTCCTGCATCGCTGCCTTCGGCGGCTGAGCCGACGTCGGAACCCGGTAGGCACGTCATTAGGAACCACAATTCACCGCTGTACTGCAGAACAAGCGGCGCGCCAGCGCATAGATCTCCGCCACAGAGTGTCGAAATGCGCAGTTCGTCGAGTCCAACGAACTCCGGTTCCGCGGCTCCAATACGCAACGGTGGTCGCTACCTCACTTCGACGCCGTACAGTTGCATGCGACTTCAGGAGAAGCGTGAATACCAGTTGCTTCTGCGGCAGCAGTGCACCGCTCCGCACGGCCAGTTGAAACCACGCTTGCGGGATGCCACCACGAGTAGCATCGGTGACGCCAACAGCAGCGCTGGACTCGCGAAGACCCAGTGGCCCCCTTCGGGACCCCCCCGATCGCAAGGTGTGGTGAAGGCCGACAAACCGCGAGGTGAGAGGACAGCACCTGCCTCCTTGTTCGTGAACTCGTATTCGTCTGCGAAGCACTTGACATCTCCGAAGCTCAAAGCACCCTGGAAACCTTCACCGACTACTGCGCCAGCATCATCCAAACCTATTCACCTGGCATCATCATTAACATCtgatcccgctacagcgaaaaAGTCGACGGCGTCAACTACATCATCGGTACGCACGGCGACCCCAGATGTTCCCGAACTGCCTTCCAGCCACTTCTTTTCGTCAACATGGCTTCAGGAACTAAAAGACAAGCTCACGCACATGGACCAAGCTGCCCAGGCAAGCATAATCACCAAGGAGAAGAGTTTGGAAGGCCGGTTAAAGAAAGCCTATTCAATGCCCTCGAGAGAAAAGCCTCCCATAACAGAGGTCGAGGCAGAAGTGACCAAGAAGGAAGTACTCCCCAAGCTGACGCCCAAGATGGAGGCTGCCATTGACCGTGCCCTGAGGCCGACTCCTCCCGACGAGGTGATCGCCACGGGATTCAAGTTGACGGTGACGCGTAAGGACATGGAGACGC harbors:
- the LOC119390349 gene encoding uncharacterized protein LOC119390349: MRVPYQLGFRKARGVRCAGVETAQGGPGSWVPTGAPGGEGCEEVPLGAVHDGGGGVSAASQAEGVAVVVASAATAFAASSSAASCSGVNGMVAGTSSQQVALTELPTVDQLKAMGLCDTLIILSDASQGAQPVSLVSSLEPVQCLEGTAEAIARSGANLVLCLPDESLSLEVGASVQEVPGWTWVQDPTSAAAAVAAASGDATALVRASAPIVVSGTPTLATAPGGEMLLVMDSSPVEDSVGLAAKSWFNDSVIATQALLTLEGHK
- the LOC119390350 gene encoding sentrin-specific protease 1; this translates as MISRLKARLLRFFLPSHSDGTPPEEHRRATEKRKRDESMDGDNDDDDDVIVEAWNSRKHFRADDTRLAGPGRPENRRESWLRWAIRKPMQNFFVSQTVRCLSPTGPPEPPRGRPMVPRLQPPHQQTTIWSPERHQRPTSRPASLPSAAEPTSEPGRHVIRNHNSPLYCRTSGAPAHRSPPQSVEMRSSSSPTNSGSAAPIRNGGRYLTSTPYSCMRLQEKREYQLLLRQQCTAPHGQLKPRLRDATTSSIGDANSSAGLAKTQWPPSGPPRSQGVVKADKPRGERTAPASLFVNSYSSAKHLTSPKLKAPWKPSPTTAPASSKPIHLASSLTSDPATAKKSTASTTSSVRTATPDVPELPSSHFFSSTWLQELKDKLTHMDQAAQASIITKEKSLEGRLKKAYSMPSREKPPITEVEAEVTKKEVLPKLTPKMEAAIDRALRPTPPDEVIATGFKLTVTRKDMETLGGLNWLNDEVINFYMNMLMERGRTKPGLPSVYAFNTFFYPKLLSSGYAAIKRWTRRVDIFSHDLILVPVHLGVHWCLAVIDFRHSTIRYYDSMGGQNPKCLEALRKYLQEESRDKKQKELDLSDWTYETVKDIPQQMNGSDCGMFALKYAEYITRDAKITFEQLNMPYFRRRMVYEILTNKLL